AGCTAAGTTGCCACGGGGATACAGTCGAGAAAACCCAACATTTATGATCTTCAGTTCAGTGACCACTAAACTATGAGCATCCGCCGCCCCGATCCGCTGGCCCAAGTCAGCGATTTTGATATCCGCCTGTTGCGTATCTTCAGAAGCGTAGTCGAGGCCGGAGGTTTCTCCGCTGCGGAAAGCGTGCTCGGCATCGGCCGCTCCGCCATCAGCCAGCAGATGAGCGATCTTGAGCAGCGACTAGGCCTGCGATTGTGCCAACGCGGTCGTGCGGGGTTTTCCCTGACCGAAGAAGGTCGTGAGGTTTACCACTCGGCTCTGCAATTACTCAGCGCCTTGGAGAGTTTTCGTACAGAGGTAAACGGCCTGCACCTGCATCTGCGCGGCGAGTTGAATATCGGACTCACCGACAATCTGGTGACCCTGCCCCACATGCGTATCACTCACGCCCTCGCCCAGCTCAAGGAGCGCGGCCCGGATGTGCACATCAACATTCGCATGATCGCACCCAATGAAGTGGAACAAGGCGTGCTCGACGGACGACTGCATGTCGGCGTCGTTCCGCAGGCGAGCGCATTGTCCGGGCTGGAATATCAGGCGCTGTACAGCGAACGGTCGCTGCTTTATTGCGCGGTGGGCCATCCGCTCTTCTATATGGAAGATGCGGCACTGGATGACGAACGACTCGCCGCGCAAGACGCCATCGCGCCAACCTTCCGC
This genomic window from Pseudomonas sp. G.S.17 contains:
- a CDS encoding LysR family transcriptional regulator, with protein sequence MSIRRPDPLAQVSDFDIRLLRIFRSVVEAGGFSAAESVLGIGRSAISQQMSDLEQRLGLRLCQRGRAGFSLTEEGREVYHSALQLLSALESFRTEVNGLHLHLRGELNIGLTDNLVTLPHMRITHALAQLKERGPDVHINIRMIAPNEVEQGVLDGRLHVGVVPQASALSGLEYQALYSERSLLYCAVGHPLFYMEDAALDDERLAAQDAIAPTFRLPGEIQAHYQALNCTASASDREGMAFLILTGRYIGYLPDHYASFWVQQGRLRALKPGARFYDLSLVSVTRKGRRPHLVLESFLETLAATR